One part of the Glycine max cultivar Williams 82 chromosome 14, Glycine_max_v4.0, whole genome shotgun sequence genome encodes these proteins:
- the LOC100802462 gene encoding uncharacterized protein, giving the protein MAKISLALVFALVVTVPFHSVMGQDDAWKSIIDQAKDEASKAGLSEDTIFGAEKAITDGSAEKVAEDALGEGSLDDWVKQAKDMTNGESSPSGAPEDLPDDEEEDNLLETPELAPKIAPSKAPVGAPTDAPSAAPQAQTPSATTL; this is encoded by the exons ATGGCAAAGATATCATTAGCTTTGGTATTTGCATTGGTGGTGACTGTACCATTTCATTCAGTTATGGGTCAGGATGATGCATGGAAAAGTATAATAGACCAAGCAAAAGATGAAGCAAGCAAAGCAGGTCTCTCTGAAGATACAATATTCGGGGCTGAGAAGGCTATAACAGATGGTTCTGCCGAAAAGGTTGCTGAGGATGCCTTGGGTGAAGGATCTTTGGATGATTGGGTTAAACAAGCCAA AGATATGACCAACGGTGAAAGTTCACCCTCTGGGGCACCAGAAGATTTaccagatgatgaagaagaggaCAATCTTCTAGAGACACCAGAATTGGCACCAAAAATTGCACCATCAAAGGCACCCGTAGGAGCACCAACAGATGCACCATCTGCCGCACCCCAAGCACAAACTCCCTCTGCAACAACATTATAA